The following are encoded in a window of Echeneis naucrates chromosome 19, fEcheNa1.1, whole genome shotgun sequence genomic DNA:
- the fbxw10 gene encoding CMT1A duplicated region transcript 1 protein, with the protein MEAKSVELSSCVCGVCPRCVFGPPGPPRRLWPVSDEFRRRFMVRLLLRCESVHVLEHVHNVLGVTSWTLFAYARSARPVSPERCRLRSARGARDGKQPDPDPDLNAARIWDWFSRSPDWMKSDYLCRLFSLCEPELLRLVSNLSSVLLVRHKRGFLQLSSSSCHTKPSDKDSDDPALMVVPGSSKSVSGVSLYRDFIGCLPVNLSKRILGLLEECTLKHCQKVSRHWQHLAKETMAERKFRGNLQDQIKAMMKKYKGINIISPTYSGIVEVLVPAKDDERPDNPFSVQKVKPFEAAYAKIKTKTVQMEERNVYCGAYFTKALLSKKDPHRVVDYGGRSFMATGSKDRTVHLFYVASETKAVSVMKGHVGGVRAVLLCEDRGLVITAGSDASIRCWSLKTDRCEMVLYGHTGTVNCLDVHADRLVSGAKDCLVKVWNLQTGNHLEDFNFKHPKSIQCVKITTTQIYSSCERGLVKIWDLEKASLLRVIDAHRKSVKCLFFDDWHLLSGDLNGQVMAWSVRCDTKECLMTFNHPKEVRSLTLIYLRVVTGCVDGKIRIFNFLTGDCLRDITAEPETGRLLSLHFHDNSILVNTETSVKLYQFAKVFWDCTEAAGRGQGDVLPHEGLVSEKSAALLRKFPRTTFGVDHKAQVALPSRKMQNRDSKKPESAELHYHTRFLFTSSKCQVKEHCESVMLSEKAASERMKKRGLHHPLTRDSILLRVGAIQRAQCKDEVSVNMECNARLRDSWGPRPPQDPLQTQTCPPPHPHGSHHRRARTCVPILKRGASQNMTNTDVAASPDTTRRNSHFLFSKETQPQTAVTQSVISRDRVFSTSSKKGSGAPACMLSRSLPNLERCMKICTGLPKINP; encoded by the exons ATGGAGGCGAAGTCGGTTGAACTGAGCAGCTGCGTGTGCGGGGTGTGTCCCCGGTGTGTGTTCGGTCCCCCCGGTCCGCCCCGCCGTCTGTGGCCGGTGTCGGACGAGTTCCGGAGGAGATTCATGGTCAGGCTGCTTTTGCGCTGCGAGAGCGTCCACGTGCTGGAGCACGTGCACAACGTGCTGGGCGTCACGTCGTGGACGCTCTTCGCGTACGCCAGGTCCGCGCGCCCGGTCTCACCTGAGAGGTGCCGCCTCCGCAGCGCACGCGGAGCTCGGGACGGAAAGCAGccggacccggacccggacctgAACGCGGCTCGGATCTGGGACTGGTTCAGCCGGAGTCCGGACTGGATGAAGTCCGACTACCTGTGCCGCCTGTTTTCTCTGTGCGAGCCGGAGCTTCTCCGCTTGGTGTCCAACCTGAGCAGCGTCCTCCTGGTCAGACACAAGAGAggctttctgcagctcagct CAAGCAGCTGCCACACCAAACCATCCGATAAGGACTCAGATGACCCTGCTCTCATGGTGGTCCCTGGATCCTCCAAGTCTGTGTCTGGAGTCAGCCTGTACCGGGACTTCATCGGCTGCCTGCCTGTCAACCTGTCAAAGAGGATATTAG GTCTGTTAGAGGAATGTACTTTGAAACACTGTCAGAAGGTTTCCAGACACTGGCAGCACCTTGCAAAAGAAACCATGGCGGAAAGGAAGTTCAGGGGAAACTTGCAGGATCAAATAAAGGCCATGATGAAG AAGTACAAAGGTATTAACATAATCAGTCCGACCTACTCTGGCATTGTTGAAGTCCTGGTTCCCGCAAAGGATGATGAGAGACCTGATAATCCCTTCAGTGTCCAGAAG GTCAAGCCATTTGAAGCTGCTTATGCCAAGatcaaaaccaaaactgtaCAAATGGAGGAGCGTAATGTTTATTGTGGTGCTTATTTCACCAAAGCTCTGCTGAGCAA AAAAGACCCTCATCGGGTGGTGGACTACGGAGGCAGATCGTTCATGGCCACGGGTTCCAAGGACCGCACGGTGCACCTGTTTTATGTGGCATCAGAAACAAAAGCTGTGTCAGTGATGAAGGGCCACGTTGGCGGCGTGCGGGCCGTGCTGCTCTGTGAGGACAGAGGCTTGGTGATAACTGCCGGCAGTGATGCCAGTAtcag GTGTTGGAGTTTGAAGACAGACCGGTGTGAGATGGTGCTGTATGGTCACACTGGGACAGTCAACTGCCTGGACGTCCATGCTGATAGACTCGTCTCAGGGGCTAAAGATTGTTTGGTAAAAG TATGGAATCTACAGACGGGGAATCATTTAGAGGATTTTAATTTCAAGCACCCAAAGTCGATTCAGTGTGTGAAGATCACCACAACACAAATCTATAGCAGCTGTGAACGGGGCCTTGTCAAAATATGGGACCTGGAGAAAGCATCACTACTCAGG GTGATAGACGCCCACAGGAAGTCAGTGAAGTGCCTTTTCTTTGACGATTGGCATCTTCTCTCCGGGGACTTAAATGGTCAAGTGATGGCATGGAGCGTCAGATGTGATACTAAAGAGTGTCTGATGACCTTCAACCACCCGAA GGAGGTGAGATCTCTGACTCTCATCTACCTGCGTGTAGTTACTGGCTGTGTGGACGGGAAGATTCgcatttttaatttcctcaCTGGTGACTGTTTGAGAGACATCACAGCAGAGCCTGAAACAGGCCGTTTGCTCTCCCTGCACTTCCATGACAACAG TATACTAGTGAACACAGAAACCAGTGTGAAACTCTACCAGTTTGCCAAAGTGTTCTGGGATTGCACCGAGGCAGCAGGGAGAGGCCAGGGTGATGTTCTGCCTCACGAGGGTTTGGTTTCTGAGaaatctgcagctctgctcagAAAGTTTCCTCGTACCACGTTCGGGGTAGATCACAAAGCACAGGTGGCTTTGCCCAGCCGAAAGATGCAAAACCGTGACAGCAAGAAGCCGGAGAGTGCAGAGCTGCATTACCACACCCGCTTCCTGTTTACCTCCAGCAAATGTCAAG TCAAAGAGCACTGTGAGTCAGTGATGCTTAGTGAGAAGGCAGCAAGTGAGCGGATGAAGAAGAGGGgtcttcatcatcctctgaCACGTGACTCCATCCTCCTCAGAGTCGGCGCCATTCAGAGGGCGCAGTGCAAAGATGAAGTTAGCGTCAACATGGAGTGCAACGCGAGGCTTCGAGACTCCTGGGGTCCCCGCCCACCCCAGGATCCTCTGCAGACCCAAACGTGTCCACCGCCCCACCCACACGGCAGCCATCACAGGCGGGCCAGGACCTGTGTCCCGATTCTGAAGAGAGGCGCCAGTCAAAATATGACAAACACAGATGTCGCTGCTTCTCCCGACACTACCAGGAGGAACTCTCACTTCTTATTTTCTAAAGAAACACAGCCTCAAACTGCTGTCACACAGAGCGTAATCAGCAGGGATCGTGTTTTCTCCACAAGTTCAAAAAAGGGGTCAGGAGCTCCTGCATGCATGCTCTCGAGATCACTACCTAATCTGGAACGCTGCATGAAAATCTGCACTGGTTTACCTAAGATTAACCCTTGA
- the prdm9 gene encoding histone-lysine N-methyltransferase PRDM9 isoform X3 produces the protein MSGGGSGVEWVETAEEVVVTEDCLPSDNTTTTGTMILEPAETPVEKDPDSVEKAENPEADDGFYCEECLTLFQDHNNHANISGPSFVLDFPTTMGVPERALLTLPYGLVIGRSSIPRAGVGVINHGPTVSPGMHFGPYGGEVTTSENAVASCFSWEICKGNNEYEYIDGAKDTHSNWMRYVNYARNRDETNLLAVQYKGSILFHCCRTIRPGDELMVWPSSKLMTHFSEAWSRTWFMKLNSAESNTTPTSQSFLCSHCQLPFTTEAFLHRHTEHFHSQPAGDCTAPGTEEAEPTSADLSHAAASLVVLSVDPVEAKTCGDCGKTFKQIPHLRRHKLCVHSNKRPYCCTQCRRTFSQASGLIRHQLVHRKQTVLVPNQNKVSQRAESLTQKSELFKTPDPAVTDETQDMDVTETENTSAGEAEMSQSNCSDCGKSFTNEASLKKHKVMVHEKLRPYVCTLCQKGFGQYNDLTRHLRRHQNEKKRKVDQPPEEPNVMPFSCAECSMTFSSVDVLQQHINEGHSEDTTTENQDGDPAPADDEDEDGQSHDPDFIPQPSEAERVKSIQRVPSQRPQRLGARSRISAITKLIAPKRRADVCKKPSASPAQAEQSCTEPETPAVRNGKLTKYKWFSCNRCKRTYGNPDDLKAHKCTLRQHKCGQCGATFNKSGFLRRHEQTVHAKAKSYSCDRCDKVFTTAGNLKQHQKSNTCMKYHCTSELFPCSFCQFSFTMKSYLIKHIKRHHPVEYLSHCDSDNLMDQLEKEDDDKEYVCPRCGKSCASTKAFKSHTCYQQVKVLYLCTDCGKGFSNHYGLKQHQRIHTGEKPYSCPHCSKSFSYTGQLNVHLRTHTGEKPYLCTHCGESFRQSGDLKRHERKHTGVRPYSCPECCKSFSRPQSLKAHQMLHLGQRMFKCTQCGKSFSRNYHLRRHHQKMHL, from the exons ATGTCGGGCGGGGGCAGCGGGGTGGAGTGGGTTGAGACGGCCGAGGAGGTCGTTGTAACGGAGGACTGCCTGCCATCTGataacaccaccaccacaggtACAA TGATTTTAGAACCGGCAGAAACACCAGTGGAGAAGGATCCGGACTCTGTGGAGAAGGCAGAAAATCCAGAGGCGGATGATGGCTTCT ATTGTGAGGAGTGTCTGACTCTATTCCAAGACCACAACAATCATGCCAACATCAGTGGCCCGTCTTTTGTTCTTGACTTTCCAACAACTATGGGTGTCCCTGAGCGGGCCCTCCTCACACTTCCCTATGGTCTGGTCATAGGCAGATCTAGTATTCCCAGGGCAGGCGTCGGGGTCATAAATCATGGACCCACGGTGTCTCCAGGAATGCATTTTGGACCATATGGGGGGGAGGTGACAACAAGCGAAAATGCTGTTGCCAGTTGTTTCTCCTGGGAG ATTTGCAAAGGAAATAATGAGTATGAGTACATTGATGGtgccaaagacacacactccaaCTGGATGAG GTATGTCAACTATGCTCGCAACAGAGATGAGACAAATCTGCTGGCTGTCCAGTACAAAGGCAGCATCCTCTTTCACTGCTGTCGCACCATCCGGCCTGGAGATGAGCTCATGGTATGGCCCAGTAGCAAACTTATGACCCATTTTAGCGAAGCTTGGAGCCGGACGTGGTTCATGAAGTTGAATTCAGCAG AGAGTAATACAACTCCAACATCTCAGAGCTTCCTGTGCTCTCACTGTCAGCTGCCCTTCACGACAGAGGCTTttctccacagacacacagagcactTCCACTCACAGCCTGCAGGGGACTGTACAGCACCCGGCACTGAAGAAGCTGAGCCCACCAGTGCTGACTTAAGTCATGCCGCAGCATCTCTGGTGGTATTGTCTGTTGACCCAGTAGAAGCGAAAACGTGTGGAGATTGTGGAAAGACCTTCAAGCAAATACCTCACCTGAGGAGGCACAAACTTTGTGTCCACTCAAACAAGCGCCCCTACTGCTGTACGCAGTGCAGGCGGACCTTTAGCCAGGCGTCTGGCTTAATCAGACACCAGCTAGTTCACAGAAAGCAAACTGTGTTGGTCCctaatcaaaacaaagtcagccagagagcagagagcttGACACAGAAGTCAGAACTTTTTAAAACTCCAGATCCAGCTGTCACGGATGAAACGCAGGACATGGATGTAACTGAAACTGAGAATACATCTGCAGGAGAAGCAGAAATGTCCCAGTCCAACTGTTCAGATTGTGGAAAGAGTTTCACAAATGAAGCGTCCCTCAAAAAGCACAAGGTGATGGTCCATGAGAAGTTGCGCCCGTATGTCTGCACTTTGTGTCAGAAGGGCTTTGGTCAGTACAATGACCTGACCAGGCACCTGCGCCGTCAccaaaatgagaagaaaagaaaagtcgATCAGCCTCCTGAGGAACCAAACGTCATGCCCTTTAGCTGTGCCGAGTGTTCAATGACTTTTTCTTCAGTGGACGTACTTCAGCAACACATCAACGAAGGTCACTCAGAGGACACCACTACGGAAAATCAAGATGGTGATCCAGCGCCTGCTGATGATGAAGACGAGGATGGTCAAAGCCATGATCCAGACTTCATTCCACAACCCTCAGAGGCCGAAAGAGTCAAATCTATCCAAAGGGTTCCCTCTCAGAGGCCTCAACGACTCGGAGCTAGATCTAGAATTTCTGCCATAACCAAGCTCATAGCTCCAAAACGAAGGGCAGACGTGTGCAAGAAGCCATCAGCCAGCCCGGCTCAGGCTGAGCAGAGCTGCACTGAACCCGAGACACCAGCTGTCAGGAACGGAAAGCTAACCAAGTACAAATGGTTCAGCTGTAATCGCTGCAAACGAACGTATGGGAACCCAGACGACCTCAAAGCGCACAAGTGCACTTTGAGACAGCACAAGTGTGGCCAGTGTGGGGCAACCTTTAACAAGTCTGGTTTCCTGAGAAGACACGAGCAGACGGTGCACGCAAAGGCAAAATCCTACAGCTGCGACCGCTGCGATAAAGTCTTCACTACAGCTGGAAACCTGAAGCAGCACCAGAAGAGCAACACCTGCATGAAGTATCACTGCACGTCTGAGCTCTTCCCCTGCTCCTTCTGTCAGTTCTCATTCACCATGAAGAGCTACCTTATTAAGCACATCAAGAGGCACCACCCTGTGGAGTATCTGTCACACTGCGATTCAGACAACCTGATGGATCAGCTGGAAAAAGAGGACGACGACAAGGAGTACGTTTGCCCCCGCTGTGGGAAGAGCTGTGCCAGCACCAAGGCTTTCAAATCTCACACGTGCTACCAGCAGGTGAAGGTCCTGTACTTGTGCACTGACTGTGGGAAGGGCTTCTCGAACCACTACGGCCTGAAGCAGCATCAGCGGATTCACACGGGAGAGAAGCCGTACAGCTGCCCCCACTGCAGCAAAAGCTTCTCGTACACCGGCCAGCTCAATGTGCACCTCAGGACTCACACCGGGGAAAAGCCATACTTGTGCACCCACTGCGGGGAGAGCTTCCGTCAGTCAGGAGACCTGAAGCGGCATGAGAGGAAGCACACGGGGGTGAGGCCCTACAGCTGCCCCGAGTGCTGCAAGAGCTTCAGCCGCCCACAGAGTCTCAAAGCTCATCAGATGCTTCACCTGGGACAGCGGATGTTC
- the prdm9 gene encoding histone-lysine N-methyltransferase PRDM9 isoform X1, with product MSGGGSGVEWVETAEEVVVTEDCLPSDNTTTTVILEPAETPVEKDPDSVEKAENPEADDGFYCEECLTLFQDHNNHANISGPSFVLDFPTTMGVPERALLTLPYGLVIGRSSIPRAGVGVINHGPTVSPGMHFGPYGGEVTTSENAVASCFSWEICKGNNEYEYIDGAKDTHSNWMRYVNYARNRDETNLLAVQYKGSILFHCCRTIRPGDELMVWPSSKLMTHFSEAWSRTWFMKLNSAESNTTPTSQSFLCSHCQLPFTTEAFLHRHTEHFHSQPAGDCTAPGTEEAEPTSADLSHAAASLVVLSVDPVEAKTCGDCGKTFKQIPHLRRHKLCVHSNKRPYCCTQCRRTFSQASGLIRHQLVHRKQTVLVPNQNKVSQRAESLTQKSELFKTPDPAVTDETQDMDVTETENTSAGEAEMSQSNCSDCGKSFTNEASLKKHKVMVHEKLRPYVCTLCQKGFGQYNDLTRHLRRHQNEKKRKVDQPPEEPNVMPFSCAECSMTFSSVDVLQQHINEGHSEDTTTENQDGDPAPADDEDEDGQSHDPDFIPQPSEAERVKSIQRVPSQRPQRLGARSRISAITKLIAPKRRADVCKKPSASPAQAEQSCTEPETPAVRNGKLTKYKWFSCNRCKRTYGNPDDLKAHKCTLRQHKCGQCGATFNKSGFLRRHEQTVHAKAKSYSCDRCDKVFTTAGNLKQHQKSNTCMKYHCTSELFPCSFCQFSFTMKSYLIKHIKRHHPVEYLSHCDSDNLMDQLEKEDDDKEYVCPRCGKSCASTKAFKSHTCYQQVKVLYLCTDCGKGFSNHYGLKQHQRIHTGEKPYSCPHCSKSFSYTGQLNVHLRTHTGEKPYLCTHCGESFRQSGDLKRHERKHTGVRPYSCPECCKSFSRPQSLKAHQMLHLGQRMFKCTQCGKSFSRNYHLRRHHQKMHL from the exons ATGTCGGGCGGGGGCAGCGGGGTGGAGTGGGTTGAGACGGCCGAGGAGGTCGTTGTAACGGAGGACTGCCTGCCATCTGataacaccaccaccacag TGATTTTAGAACCGGCAGAAACACCAGTGGAGAAGGATCCGGACTCTGTGGAGAAGGCAGAAAATCCAGAGGCGGATGATGGCTTCT ATTGTGAGGAGTGTCTGACTCTATTCCAAGACCACAACAATCATGCCAACATCAGTGGCCCGTCTTTTGTTCTTGACTTTCCAACAACTATGGGTGTCCCTGAGCGGGCCCTCCTCACACTTCCCTATGGTCTGGTCATAGGCAGATCTAGTATTCCCAGGGCAGGCGTCGGGGTCATAAATCATGGACCCACGGTGTCTCCAGGAATGCATTTTGGACCATATGGGGGGGAGGTGACAACAAGCGAAAATGCTGTTGCCAGTTGTTTCTCCTGGGAG ATTTGCAAAGGAAATAATGAGTATGAGTACATTGATGGtgccaaagacacacactccaaCTGGATGAG GTATGTCAACTATGCTCGCAACAGAGATGAGACAAATCTGCTGGCTGTCCAGTACAAAGGCAGCATCCTCTTTCACTGCTGTCGCACCATCCGGCCTGGAGATGAGCTCATGGTATGGCCCAGTAGCAAACTTATGACCCATTTTAGCGAAGCTTGGAGCCGGACGTGGTTCATGAAGTTGAATTCAGCAG AGAGTAATACAACTCCAACATCTCAGAGCTTCCTGTGCTCTCACTGTCAGCTGCCCTTCACGACAGAGGCTTttctccacagacacacagagcactTCCACTCACAGCCTGCAGGGGACTGTACAGCACCCGGCACTGAAGAAGCTGAGCCCACCAGTGCTGACTTAAGTCATGCCGCAGCATCTCTGGTGGTATTGTCTGTTGACCCAGTAGAAGCGAAAACGTGTGGAGATTGTGGAAAGACCTTCAAGCAAATACCTCACCTGAGGAGGCACAAACTTTGTGTCCACTCAAACAAGCGCCCCTACTGCTGTACGCAGTGCAGGCGGACCTTTAGCCAGGCGTCTGGCTTAATCAGACACCAGCTAGTTCACAGAAAGCAAACTGTGTTGGTCCctaatcaaaacaaagtcagccagagagcagagagcttGACACAGAAGTCAGAACTTTTTAAAACTCCAGATCCAGCTGTCACGGATGAAACGCAGGACATGGATGTAACTGAAACTGAGAATACATCTGCAGGAGAAGCAGAAATGTCCCAGTCCAACTGTTCAGATTGTGGAAAGAGTTTCACAAATGAAGCGTCCCTCAAAAAGCACAAGGTGATGGTCCATGAGAAGTTGCGCCCGTATGTCTGCACTTTGTGTCAGAAGGGCTTTGGTCAGTACAATGACCTGACCAGGCACCTGCGCCGTCAccaaaatgagaagaaaagaaaagtcgATCAGCCTCCTGAGGAACCAAACGTCATGCCCTTTAGCTGTGCCGAGTGTTCAATGACTTTTTCTTCAGTGGACGTACTTCAGCAACACATCAACGAAGGTCACTCAGAGGACACCACTACGGAAAATCAAGATGGTGATCCAGCGCCTGCTGATGATGAAGACGAGGATGGTCAAAGCCATGATCCAGACTTCATTCCACAACCCTCAGAGGCCGAAAGAGTCAAATCTATCCAAAGGGTTCCCTCTCAGAGGCCTCAACGACTCGGAGCTAGATCTAGAATTTCTGCCATAACCAAGCTCATAGCTCCAAAACGAAGGGCAGACGTGTGCAAGAAGCCATCAGCCAGCCCGGCTCAGGCTGAGCAGAGCTGCACTGAACCCGAGACACCAGCTGTCAGGAACGGAAAGCTAACCAAGTACAAATGGTTCAGCTGTAATCGCTGCAAACGAACGTATGGGAACCCAGACGACCTCAAAGCGCACAAGTGCACTTTGAGACAGCACAAGTGTGGCCAGTGTGGGGCAACCTTTAACAAGTCTGGTTTCCTGAGAAGACACGAGCAGACGGTGCACGCAAAGGCAAAATCCTACAGCTGCGACCGCTGCGATAAAGTCTTCACTACAGCTGGAAACCTGAAGCAGCACCAGAAGAGCAACACCTGCATGAAGTATCACTGCACGTCTGAGCTCTTCCCCTGCTCCTTCTGTCAGTTCTCATTCACCATGAAGAGCTACCTTATTAAGCACATCAAGAGGCACCACCCTGTGGAGTATCTGTCACACTGCGATTCAGACAACCTGATGGATCAGCTGGAAAAAGAGGACGACGACAAGGAGTACGTTTGCCCCCGCTGTGGGAAGAGCTGTGCCAGCACCAAGGCTTTCAAATCTCACACGTGCTACCAGCAGGTGAAGGTCCTGTACTTGTGCACTGACTGTGGGAAGGGCTTCTCGAACCACTACGGCCTGAAGCAGCATCAGCGGATTCACACGGGAGAGAAGCCGTACAGCTGCCCCCACTGCAGCAAAAGCTTCTCGTACACCGGCCAGCTCAATGTGCACCTCAGGACTCACACCGGGGAAAAGCCATACTTGTGCACCCACTGCGGGGAGAGCTTCCGTCAGTCAGGAGACCTGAAGCGGCATGAGAGGAAGCACACGGGGGTGAGGCCCTACAGCTGCCCCGAGTGCTGCAAGAGCTTCAGCCGCCCACAGAGTCTCAAAGCTCATCAGATGCTTCACCTGGGACAGCGGATGTTC
- the prdm9 gene encoding histone-lysine N-methyltransferase PRDM9 isoform X2, whose amino-acid sequence MSGGGSGVEWVETAEEVVVTEDCLPSDNTTTTEPAETPVEKDPDSVEKAENPEADDGFYCEECLTLFQDHNNHANISGPSFVLDFPTTMGVPERALLTLPYGLVIGRSSIPRAGVGVINHGPTVSPGMHFGPYGGEVTTSENAVASCFSWEICKGNNEYEYIDGAKDTHSNWMRYVNYARNRDETNLLAVQYKGSILFHCCRTIRPGDELMVWPSSKLMTHFSEAWSRTWFMKLNSAESNTTPTSQSFLCSHCQLPFTTEAFLHRHTEHFHSQPAGDCTAPGTEEAEPTSADLSHAAASLVVLSVDPVEAKTCGDCGKTFKQIPHLRRHKLCVHSNKRPYCCTQCRRTFSQASGLIRHQLVHRKQTVLVPNQNKVSQRAESLTQKSELFKTPDPAVTDETQDMDVTETENTSAGEAEMSQSNCSDCGKSFTNEASLKKHKVMVHEKLRPYVCTLCQKGFGQYNDLTRHLRRHQNEKKRKVDQPPEEPNVMPFSCAECSMTFSSVDVLQQHINEGHSEDTTTENQDGDPAPADDEDEDGQSHDPDFIPQPSEAERVKSIQRVPSQRPQRLGARSRISAITKLIAPKRRADVCKKPSASPAQAEQSCTEPETPAVRNGKLTKYKWFSCNRCKRTYGNPDDLKAHKCTLRQHKCGQCGATFNKSGFLRRHEQTVHAKAKSYSCDRCDKVFTTAGNLKQHQKSNTCMKYHCTSELFPCSFCQFSFTMKSYLIKHIKRHHPVEYLSHCDSDNLMDQLEKEDDDKEYVCPRCGKSCASTKAFKSHTCYQQVKVLYLCTDCGKGFSNHYGLKQHQRIHTGEKPYSCPHCSKSFSYTGQLNVHLRTHTGEKPYLCTHCGESFRQSGDLKRHERKHTGVRPYSCPECCKSFSRPQSLKAHQMLHLGQRMFKCTQCGKSFSRNYHLRRHHQKMHL is encoded by the exons ATGTCGGGCGGGGGCAGCGGGGTGGAGTGGGTTGAGACGGCCGAGGAGGTCGTTGTAACGGAGGACTGCCTGCCATCTGataacaccaccaccacag AACCGGCAGAAACACCAGTGGAGAAGGATCCGGACTCTGTGGAGAAGGCAGAAAATCCAGAGGCGGATGATGGCTTCT ATTGTGAGGAGTGTCTGACTCTATTCCAAGACCACAACAATCATGCCAACATCAGTGGCCCGTCTTTTGTTCTTGACTTTCCAACAACTATGGGTGTCCCTGAGCGGGCCCTCCTCACACTTCCCTATGGTCTGGTCATAGGCAGATCTAGTATTCCCAGGGCAGGCGTCGGGGTCATAAATCATGGACCCACGGTGTCTCCAGGAATGCATTTTGGACCATATGGGGGGGAGGTGACAACAAGCGAAAATGCTGTTGCCAGTTGTTTCTCCTGGGAG ATTTGCAAAGGAAATAATGAGTATGAGTACATTGATGGtgccaaagacacacactccaaCTGGATGAG GTATGTCAACTATGCTCGCAACAGAGATGAGACAAATCTGCTGGCTGTCCAGTACAAAGGCAGCATCCTCTTTCACTGCTGTCGCACCATCCGGCCTGGAGATGAGCTCATGGTATGGCCCAGTAGCAAACTTATGACCCATTTTAGCGAAGCTTGGAGCCGGACGTGGTTCATGAAGTTGAATTCAGCAG AGAGTAATACAACTCCAACATCTCAGAGCTTCCTGTGCTCTCACTGTCAGCTGCCCTTCACGACAGAGGCTTttctccacagacacacagagcactTCCACTCACAGCCTGCAGGGGACTGTACAGCACCCGGCACTGAAGAAGCTGAGCCCACCAGTGCTGACTTAAGTCATGCCGCAGCATCTCTGGTGGTATTGTCTGTTGACCCAGTAGAAGCGAAAACGTGTGGAGATTGTGGAAAGACCTTCAAGCAAATACCTCACCTGAGGAGGCACAAACTTTGTGTCCACTCAAACAAGCGCCCCTACTGCTGTACGCAGTGCAGGCGGACCTTTAGCCAGGCGTCTGGCTTAATCAGACACCAGCTAGTTCACAGAAAGCAAACTGTGTTGGTCCctaatcaaaacaaagtcagccagagagcagagagcttGACACAGAAGTCAGAACTTTTTAAAACTCCAGATCCAGCTGTCACGGATGAAACGCAGGACATGGATGTAACTGAAACTGAGAATACATCTGCAGGAGAAGCAGAAATGTCCCAGTCCAACTGTTCAGATTGTGGAAAGAGTTTCACAAATGAAGCGTCCCTCAAAAAGCACAAGGTGATGGTCCATGAGAAGTTGCGCCCGTATGTCTGCACTTTGTGTCAGAAGGGCTTTGGTCAGTACAATGACCTGACCAGGCACCTGCGCCGTCAccaaaatgagaagaaaagaaaagtcgATCAGCCTCCTGAGGAACCAAACGTCATGCCCTTTAGCTGTGCCGAGTGTTCAATGACTTTTTCTTCAGTGGACGTACTTCAGCAACACATCAACGAAGGTCACTCAGAGGACACCACTACGGAAAATCAAGATGGTGATCCAGCGCCTGCTGATGATGAAGACGAGGATGGTCAAAGCCATGATCCAGACTTCATTCCACAACCCTCAGAGGCCGAAAGAGTCAAATCTATCCAAAGGGTTCCCTCTCAGAGGCCTCAACGACTCGGAGCTAGATCTAGAATTTCTGCCATAACCAAGCTCATAGCTCCAAAACGAAGGGCAGACGTGTGCAAGAAGCCATCAGCCAGCCCGGCTCAGGCTGAGCAGAGCTGCACTGAACCCGAGACACCAGCTGTCAGGAACGGAAAGCTAACCAAGTACAAATGGTTCAGCTGTAATCGCTGCAAACGAACGTATGGGAACCCAGACGACCTCAAAGCGCACAAGTGCACTTTGAGACAGCACAAGTGTGGCCAGTGTGGGGCAACCTTTAACAAGTCTGGTTTCCTGAGAAGACACGAGCAGACGGTGCACGCAAAGGCAAAATCCTACAGCTGCGACCGCTGCGATAAAGTCTTCACTACAGCTGGAAACCTGAAGCAGCACCAGAAGAGCAACACCTGCATGAAGTATCACTGCACGTCTGAGCTCTTCCCCTGCTCCTTCTGTCAGTTCTCATTCACCATGAAGAGCTACCTTATTAAGCACATCAAGAGGCACCACCCTGTGGAGTATCTGTCACACTGCGATTCAGACAACCTGATGGATCAGCTGGAAAAAGAGGACGACGACAAGGAGTACGTTTGCCCCCGCTGTGGGAAGAGCTGTGCCAGCACCAAGGCTTTCAAATCTCACACGTGCTACCAGCAGGTGAAGGTCCTGTACTTGTGCACTGACTGTGGGAAGGGCTTCTCGAACCACTACGGCCTGAAGCAGCATCAGCGGATTCACACGGGAGAGAAGCCGTACAGCTGCCCCCACTGCAGCAAAAGCTTCTCGTACACCGGCCAGCTCAATGTGCACCTCAGGACTCACACCGGGGAAAAGCCATACTTGTGCACCCACTGCGGGGAGAGCTTCCGTCAGTCAGGAGACCTGAAGCGGCATGAGAGGAAGCACACGGGGGTGAGGCCCTACAGCTGCCCCGAGTGCTGCAAGAGCTTCAGCCGCCCACAGAGTCTCAAAGCTCATCAGATGCTTCACCTGGGACAGCGGATGTTC